The sequence GTCGGGTAAAAGCACTAATTTGTGGGGATTGAGAATTTTTGCGGTTTCGGCCATGAAGTGGACGCCAGCGAAGACGATGACATCAGCATCGGTCTCGGCTGCCTGCTGTGACAGGCCAAGGGAATCGCCTAGGTAGTCAGCAATATCTTGAATGTCAGGGTCTTGATAATAGTGAGCCAAGATCACCGCATTCAGCTCTTTTTTCAATGCCTCGATCGCCCCAAACAGATCCTGGGGGATGTCTGCTTTTGGATCAGTGGTAGGTACAGCAAAAGATGTAAACACGGCAGAATGGCTCCTCAAGCGGAAAATCGTTGATGAATCATTTATAGTATAATCCACCAAAATAAAACTTGCTAGTTTTGGCGGATATTACAAGATGAGTTGGCCTATTATCCGTTATTTTGGGTGAGTTTGTCTGCCGATCGGATTTTTTGCGGTGGTGAAGCAGTTTTGGCTTGGTTGGCCGGGAAGTCTGGCAACCGTACTGTAAACAATCGTATTAAAATGAGAAATCTTTTCTTTCCCCTGCAATTCCCTTGATTCAAACTGAGACGCTCACATTGCTGGAATGGCCGCGCCTGTGTCAGCACCTTTCGACGTTTGCGGCCACGAAGTTGGGTGTGGCCGCGGCGCAGAGCTTGGCTTTGCCGGTGCAGCGTCAAGAGACTGAACAATTGTTGTGCCAAACCAAGGAGGTCTATGAGCTGGAAAACCGGCTGAATATTACGCTGCAATTTGACGGGATTCAGGATATTCGGGATGCGCTGGCACGGGCGGATTTGCAGGGAATCTTGGCAGGAGTTGATTTGTTGGAAGTGGCAACGACGTTAGCGGGTGCGCGTCAGTTACGCCGGACGATCGATGATCAAGAAGATGGTGAAGTGCCGACATTGCTGATGTTGGTCGAGGAACTGCGGACTTATCCCGACTTAGAAAAAGAAATTTATCGTTGTATTGATGATCGAGGTCGAGTCACAGATCGGGCCAACCCAAAATTACTCGGGATTCGGGAAAAGCAGCGGACGACGCGGGACCAAATTTATAGCAAATTGCAAAAGATGCTGAGTCGCAATAGTAATGCGGTGCAGGAAGCCGTGATTACGCAGCGGGATGGTCGCTATGTGATTCCGATTAAGGCGACGCACAAAGATTTAGTGCCGGGGATTGTGCATGACACATCGACGACGGGAGCGACGTTGTATGTGGAGCCACAATCAACCGTTGGGGCAAATAACCAAATGCGACAACTGTTGCGTCAGGAGCAGGCGGAGGAGGAAGCGATTCGGCGACAGTTGACGGAGCAAATTGCGGCGGTCGGGTTGGATTTATTGCGACTGGTTGATATCTGTACGGTGCTGGATTTTGCAACGGCGCGGGCGCGTTATGGCTATTGGTTGGGGGCAAATCCGCCGCGGTTTGTGGATTGGTCGGGGGCAAACTCGCGGCCGGTGGACGAATCAGCACCGAGTTTACCCACTGAAAAAATTGTTTTACGCCAACTGCGTCATCCCTTGCTGGTGTGGCAGCAATTGCAAGAAGCGGGACAGGCGGTGGTGCCGATCGACCTGACGATTCAGCCACAGATTCGGGTGGTGGCGATCACAGGGCCAAATACCGGCGGCAAGACTGTAACCCTGAAGACCTTGGGCTTAGCGGTGCTGATGGCGAAGGTGGGCATGTTTGTCCCGGCGCGGGAACCGGTTGAATTACCTTGGTTTGAGCAAGTATTGACGGATATTGGGGATGAGCAATCGTTAGAGCAAAGTCTGTCCACCTTCTCCGGACATATTCGCCGGATTGGACGTATTTTGGAGGCCCTAGAGCAGACGTCGAATTCGCTGGTGTTACTGGATGAAGTGGGAGCGGGGACTGATCCTTCGGAGGGGAGTGCGTTGGCGATCGCCCTCTTGCAAGAACTGGCGGATAAAGCGGTTTTATCCATTGCAACGACGCACTTTGGTGAACTGAAGGCGTTGAAATATCAAGATGCCCGATTTGAAAATGCGTCGGTTGAATTTGATGATGTGTCACTGTCGCCCACCTACAAATTGTTGTGGGGAATTCCCGGACGATCGAATGCGTTAGCAATTGCCCGACGTTTAGGACTGAAGCCGGATGTCATTGAGCAGGCACAAAAGTATGTTGGTGGAAAGCGTGAAGACTTGAATCAAGTTATTGCCGGATTGGAAACGCAGCGCCGGGAACAGGCGGAGAAGTCAGCGGAAGCCGATCGCTTGATCAAGCAAGCCGAGTTTCTCTATGAGCAGGTCTCGCGTAAAGCCGATAAATTACGCGATCAAGAACGCCATCTCAAGGCCCAACAGGAAGAAGCGGTGCAGGCAGAAATTGGCCAGGCAAAGTCCGAAATTGCCAAGGTGATTCGGACTTTGCAACGGGGTAAGGTGAGTGGCCAAGATGCGCAGCAAGCAACGGCGAAGGTTGATCAGCTGGCGGGTAAATATTTGCCTTCACAACAGAAGAAAGCCAAACCGAAACCCGGTTTTCGGCCTCAAGTTGGCGATCGGGTGCGGATTCCACGTCTGGGGCAAAAAGGTGAGGTATTGTCGATTGCGGCCGATGGGGATACCTTGGCGGTGCGATTTGGTTTGATGAAGATGACCGTTGGGATGGACGAAATCGAGTCGCTTCAAGGCGAAAAAGTGCAGAAACCTGAGCGTTCGATGCCAAAGACGCCTGTACCACCACCGGCGCCGACGCCTTTGATTAAAACCAGCCAAAATACGATTGATATTCGGGGCAGTCGGGTGATGGATGCGGAAGTGACGCTCGATCAGGCGATTGCGACGGGCGATCGCGCGATTTGGATTATTCATGGCCATGGCACTGGGAAGCTGCGCCACGGCGTGCATGAATTCCTGAAGCAGCATGGTCGGGTGACGCGGTTTGAAGCAGCGGCGAAAGAAGACGGTGGGTCGGGTGTGACAATTGCCCATCTTTGCTAGCGCTTGATCCAGAGGCCGGCGATCGATTGGCTGATTGACTACTCTGTGCGATCACTGCATAAGTCGGTCACTGGTATCCATAGATAACCTCCAAAGTTTGTGGATGCTGGGTTTAAATTAAGTGGCCGAAGAATTTGATTGAGGAATAAGCGGGAAATATTTTCCTTCTTTAGATATTCTTCAAGCCTCTATCAAGTTTCCGTGAATCCCCTTAGATCAACGGGTCGCTGGTGCTAACTTAGGATGACGCACCGGACAGGAATTGCGCATTTTCTTGCAGCATCCTGTTGGTCTTTAGTCAAAATGTCGAATGTGATAAATATCACAAAAATGTATTTTTTGAATACTGGATTTAACGCTAAAAGCAGTTGAATTTGTTCAAATAGTCGACATATTTTTGTTTGTGATAGCTCGTTGAATATTTCTGATTAAGTTGTGTCCCTTGGTTCAGAAATATCGTCATAAGCCAATTAGCTGTGAATTCGCCCGGGGAATTGTGGCTGTCGGTTTGTTGTTTGAGGAAGTGCCTCCAGCAAGGCATCACGACATTTTACGAGGGATTCTATTTATCCGTTTGATCGGTGGAATCCAATTAAGCAAACTTTTTATTGAATTTAGGCCCGAGGCAAATCAGGAATGCAAAAAACA is a genomic window of Romeriopsis navalis LEGE 11480 containing:
- a CDS encoding endonuclease MutS2 — protein: MIQTETLTLLEWPRLCQHLSTFAATKLGVAAAQSLALPVQRQETEQLLCQTKEVYELENRLNITLQFDGIQDIRDALARADLQGILAGVDLLEVATTLAGARQLRRTIDDQEDGEVPTLLMLVEELRTYPDLEKEIYRCIDDRGRVTDRANPKLLGIREKQRTTRDQIYSKLQKMLSRNSNAVQEAVITQRDGRYVIPIKATHKDLVPGIVHDTSTTGATLYVEPQSTVGANNQMRQLLRQEQAEEEAIRRQLTEQIAAVGLDLLRLVDICTVLDFATARARYGYWLGANPPRFVDWSGANSRPVDESAPSLPTEKIVLRQLRHPLLVWQQLQEAGQAVVPIDLTIQPQIRVVAITGPNTGGKTVTLKTLGLAVLMAKVGMFVPAREPVELPWFEQVLTDIGDEQSLEQSLSTFSGHIRRIGRILEALEQTSNSLVLLDEVGAGTDPSEGSALAIALLQELADKAVLSIATTHFGELKALKYQDARFENASVEFDDVSLSPTYKLLWGIPGRSNALAIARRLGLKPDVIEQAQKYVGGKREDLNQVIAGLETQRREQAEKSAEADRLIKQAEFLYEQVSRKADKLRDQERHLKAQQEEAVQAEIGQAKSEIAKVIRTLQRGKVSGQDAQQATAKVDQLAGKYLPSQQKKAKPKPGFRPQVGDRVRIPRLGQKGEVLSIAADGDTLAVRFGLMKMTVGMDEIESLQGEKVQKPERSMPKTPVPPPAPTPLIKTSQNTIDIRGSRVMDAEVTLDQAIATGDRAIWIIHGHGTGKLRHGVHEFLKQHGRVTRFEAAAKEDGGSGVTIAHLC